A segment of the Melospiza melodia melodia isolate bMelMel2 chromosome 24, bMelMel2.pri, whole genome shotgun sequence genome:
ttattattattattattattattattattattattattattattgaaatTATTAATAAAGATTTCTTTCTTCAACCAGGGCGACTCAGGTTTTGACTGGTTGCGCGGGGCCGTGGCGGCTACAGCGGATCTGGCTGGGCAGGGGGCCACAGCCTGTGGGCAAGTGGGGCACCCTCGGggcccccagcctcaccatggtGAGGGAGCAGGGTGCTGCATGAAGAGCCCTCTCCCGGCTGGGCCTAGCCCTTCATTCTTCAAGCTATCAGGTAATACATTCCTGAGCCTtaggagcagcagctccactgCTGGCATTGGTGTCCCTGGCAGAGCCTGTATTGTTTGGGGACAGGGCTTGGGACCCCACTGCAGGAGTGCTCCGCTGCTCCTGCCTGCTAATTGCTTGCTCACCAGACTGTGAGAAAATAATTGCTGCTATAAATTTTCTCTCCTCCTCACAAGATGCTCAGGGGAGGCAGCGtaggctggtggcactgggctgggtcCACCGTAATGAGCACAGCGGTCACCCAGGctgggctgctgcagagcccGTGCTGGCAGCTCCCCACCAGGCTGAGCCCTGAGGGGGCTGTGTGCCGTGGGGTCCTAGGGCCAGTATCCCCAGTCTGTGGCAGCCAGCCTAAGGcagtgagggctgcaggagctggtgggGTTCTCAGGGCAAGTGCCCCAGTCTGGGGTCACACATGCTAGGGGTCCCTGGCAGTGGCTGGTCAGCACCCAGTGGGCCCCCACAGTGAGGGCTGAGCACAACCACAGCGGTGGGAGGAAAGGGATGCACCAGCCCCAGGTGATGAAATGCAGCCTCTCTGTGTGCCCCCCACCCACAGCCCACCCGCCGCATGGAGGAGACACGGCACGGGCTGCACCACAGCTGCTTTAATGCCCCTCTGAGCTGGCGCCACTGCCTGGTGCGGAATAGACCAGCACGAGGCGGCCCCAGCGCTCGGGCTCCACGGGCAGCTCGTCCCGCAGCACGGGCTCCACGAGCAGCTCCAGCCGGCAGGACTGCGCGGGCGCCGGCCGCGGCAGCGCCAGCCCCACGGCGCGGAACAGGCAGCCCTGCGCCAGCCCCAGCACCTGCGGCGCCGTCTGGCCCCCGCGGCACCGGGCGCCCTGGCTCAGCACACGGAACCAccgggcccggccgggcgggAAGGACCAGCGCAGGGTGAGGCTGAGCGAGAGCTGCCCGGGCTCGGGGCCCTCCTGCCACCAGAGCTGCGAGGCCGTCACGCCCTGCACCTGCGGCGGGGAGGCCGCCACGCTGGCCACGTCCAGCACCTGCGAGGGAACCACAGCACGGTCAGGGCCAGGGCAGGCATCCctcaccttccagaacaaggggggcacggggcaggtgTCCtcaccaggcagcagcaggcactCACCCGGATCTCCCCAAGCAGGCAGGTGAACGGTGTCTCCTGCGGGCTGGGCTGCTGGCGGGACACAATCAGGGACAGGTCTCGTAGGCTGcagtcctgcagctccagctcgtAGCACCTGAgagggaagaggcagagcaggactGGCACCAGGGAGCCCTGGCATGCCACACCTGCCTGTGGATGCAGGAGGCAGGCAGGGCACTCACCGGCTGGTCCAGCCATGGGAGCCACGGTGGCAGGCGGCGAGCAGCTTGGCGAGGCCGGGCGGTGGCGCCGGCAGGAACCGGGGGTGGTACCGGCCATTGGGCTCTGCCAGAGGGAGCCAGGTCAGGGCTGAGGGATGGAGCAGGTGCTCCCTTCACAGAGCATGGGGGGACAGGGTTCTCACCAGGAAGAGAGGTGGGGTTGCCCTCGAAGCAAATCCCTGAGTCCCAGGTGGTGACCTCCAGTGCCACTGTGAAGTCATCGGGCTGTGGCCCCTCCAGCTTGTAGAGCAGGGTCAGGAAGAGCTTGGGAGGGGCTGGCATCTGCAAAGAGAAGAGGCTGATGACCCCAGATCCACCCAGaaagagacagagacagagagagagagagagacaaagaGAAGGTGCATCATGTTAGGTGTGCTGGGCAgtgtgggcagagcctgggcacaCTCGCCACAAGGCCCAGGGCCACACAGCTCGGGCCATGCAGGCCACGTCAGGCTGACATGGTGCCAGCCCAGTGCTGAGGAGGGGTAAAGGGCTTTGCTGAGCTCACCGGACAGCCACGCGCTCCTCGCCGGGGGGAATGgtgccctgcagctgcagggagctgccccCACACCAGgcatcctgcaggcagcagctggtgCTCAGCGTGCCCTGCTGCTCCGGGTACAGCGGCTGGATGTCCTGTGCGCTCAGGTCGTACCAGGGCCCAGAGTCTTCATCCTACAGCACAGGGAGAGCTGAGCTGGGGGAGCCGAGAGCAGggacctccctgcccagcccagtcCAGTCTGACCAGAGCAGAGCTGTCACCCTGCACCCACCTTCCCGTCCAGGAATGTGCTGGTGCCCATGCCCAGGCTGAAGGAGGTGGTGAGAGGCAGTGTGCAAATGCTGTGCGTGGGCAGGTACTCTGCCAGCGAGCCCCAGAACCTGGAGGCAAAGGTGGGTGTCAGGGCAGGGACCCCTGTTATGGTAACTGCCCTGCACGGCCTCAGGTATCACCTCAGCTGGGGCAGAAAGGagccagctgctcctggtcaGCAGCCACGGTGTTCTGACAGCCACAGTGTCCCTTTGGCTGTGTCCCACCGCCCCACAGCCCTCCTGAGCCAGGGCACTCCGAGCCCCATTCCTCCCCCAATACCCACCCTGCTGAGCTGCCCTCACCTGTTCTCGTTCTGCAGGAAGTTTTCCTTGCCCAGGTGCTCGTAGACCCAGCCAGGAGCGAAGATGGCTGCAGAGAGGCCAAACTGGCGGATCAGGCGCAGGGACTGCAGGAACAGGCAGTGAGCAGCATGGGCCAGGCCAGGTCACCttgtcccctgtcctgtccccactccCCCCAGGTTCCGTGCTGGGGCAGGACACCAGAGGGGTGTGCTGCAGCATCTCCCTCTCCAGGGATGGCAGCACTGGGATTTTTTCATGCATGGCCAGCACTCTGGGAACCCTCACTCCTCACCAGTTCATCCCCAGGTTAGCAGCCCAGAAGGGCCCTCAGTGGGAACTCAGAGCCCTGCACTGGGGGAGGTCAGGGTCACACTCTGGTCCAGCCCTGTCACACCCACCTTGTCAGTGTCGAAGCCACCACCAATGACATCTCCACGGGCAAAGACATCAACGCCGACATAGACATCATTTAGGCGTGGACCAGCCAGCCTCTGcgagcgctccagctgctcctccttcCAGTTGTAGTTGGTGAACAGCCCGTCACAGGCATCAAAGAACATCCTGGGGACAAGGGGCACAGTGGCAGATGCTGTGGCCTCACCAAGGGCCATGCAGGTTGTGTCTGACCGCTGCCatgctgggtttggggtgggcTCGTGCCCCTGCCCGGGGACAGTTTTGCCATCCTCACCTATTCTGATCATTCAGCTCGTTCTGCCACCTCAGTGTGCCATCCTTCAGGACGCTGTCATACCAGATCACCAGCCCCCCTGGCACAGCGCTGTGCACCCGTGCTGTCAGGTCccgcaggaagaggggcaggttCCCCACGGCTGCCGCCTGCCAGGAGAGATAGAGACACAGGTGGATGAGGGGGTGAGGGCACGGGGCAGGGGAACAGCACAGAggcagggcagccagcagggccagcagggccagcagggcagccagcagggccagcaggactCACGCTCAGCTTGTTCTCGATGTTGACCAGCCAGCCATCGAAGCGGTAGTGCTGGGCGATGCGCGCCAGCTGCTCGGCCACGGCGCCGTACGCCTCCTCCCCGCCGGCCAGGAACGCCTCGCACAGCTTCTCCCCATCTGTCCACTCCGTGATGAACGTGCCTGCGGGGACCAGGGCAGCGTCAGCCGCACGTCCTGGGGAATCCACCtcgctgctggggctgccccaggccagccctgccccTACCCAGCACGGGGACGCTGTTCCGGTGTGCCGCGTTGGTCCAGACCACGGGTGGGATGGTCACAGTGTGGTGGCTGAAGTAGACGAAGATGTCGATGTAGCGCCAGTGGTAGAAGACATAGGGGTTGCGTGTGGCTGAGCCCTGGATGAACCTGCAGAAGGAAAAGGGTTGGGCAGTGCAGGAAGGACGCTGACAGACGCTGTGGAGCTGGGTAGGAGCCTGACTcacagctgggagctgggcagAGTTGTGGCACTGAGCCACCTCTGAACATCCcagcctgagcaaggctccccaagCACTGAGCCAAACACCCCATCCCTGCTCACCGGCGGCTGAGCCGGCAGGAGATGTGCCAGACAGAAACAGAACTGCCTTGGGCTTGGAGACGCTGAGTTCCAGTGTCACACCTCCCTTTTACCTTCCACCTAGCACGTACCTGTCCTCCAGGTACCCGCCACGCATGTCGTGGCACACCAGCGTCCGGGGCCTGCTgctgtggagcgggggctgccgctTGGCCAGGGCCACGGCTGACACATTGAACTCATCGTTGCTGTTGGGCTGCcaggccagcagctcctccaggccgGTCAAGAAGAAGCTGATGGGCTCCGTGGTCTTCGTGTCAAAGTACCTTGCTGGGAACGATGGGGAGGAGGGACAGGGTCAGCAGCGAGCCCTGCACTGGGTCCAGCACCGGGACCGGCAGCGTCCCATCCCGGCGGGGCCCGGGGCTGGGCCGGCGCCTCTCCCGGTACTCACCGGGCAGGGGCTGCGGGCGGTCGCTGATGGTGTCATGCAGGACAGTGGTTCCCTGGATGTCCGCCGCCGGCTGCAAGCTGTCCCGGGAGGTGAgtgagggccgggccgggccagcacCGCGGCCAGCGCCCACcgggcgctgccagccccgccATGGGTCCCCATCACGGTCCCGGACTCCATCACCGTCCCggaccccatccccatcccggtTCCGGCCGCggcctcggccccggccccgccatccacctccgccgccgccgcgcggccCGCTCGGCCTCCGCCGGCTCCTCCGCCGCGGCCCCGGCCTCGGCTCCCGTCCGCTTCCCGCGCCGCGCCGGCCCCTCCGCCGCCTCCGCCattccgccgccgccgccgccgctgccgcactgacggcgccgccgccgccgccgccgggcccggCTCTCCCGGGGGCGCGGCCCCGCAGCTCCGCCCGCCCGGCCCGCACCGCCCCGAGCACCGCCCCGGGCAGCGCCCGCCTCCGCGACCGGCACGGGCCGCGTGTGCTGGGGGAGGGAGCGTGCCCTGCGACGGGCGGCGTGTCCTGAGAATAAACCGCACGCCTCTGAGCGGATCGCGTGTCCTGGGGACGCACTGTGCCAGGGTGCAATCCGTGTGCTGGGATGCCGCCTGTGCCCgcaccaggccctgctgtgcAGCCTGGGGTGGTGCCCGGTCCCCAGTGCGGCCAAGGAGCTCTGCCCATGCCATGGGACACGGCGGGGGCCCTGGGCTGATGCCCCCAGCCCACAGGCACAGCAGTGAGCGGCCTGACCTGGCCCCCACCATCCACCCACTCCCCACATGAGGGGCCAGGGCTCTATGTAAGGAGTCCCCCAGCCCGGTCCCCTCCCTCCTGCTCTTGGGGCGCTGGTttccagctgcagccctgctcggcccagccatggagctgccaacccAGACCCTGACACCCAGCTTCACCTCAGACCCACCTCCTCTCCATGGATGTGCTGGATAACCTGCACTCCTGACAGCCCTGCCACCCTTCCCAGCCTGTCCTGTTCCCAGGCTGACAGCTCTGTCACTGCACACAGCTCCTGGCCCTTGGGGCACAGCTGGCCcatgcagggcctggcacagtgCCCTGGCTCTCCAGGGACAGTTTGCtgttccctcccacccccagctcagcagcaccatGCCAGCCCTCAGCTCTCATGGAGCCCCTGAACCCTGCCCTGCGTCCTGCAGAGcctccccagacacaaagccagaGGACACCGAGGGTGTGAGCAAGGCTGGAAATGTGTTTAATGTTGCACTAGCGCAGTGGGGGCTCAGCATGCTGGCCCATGCTACTGCTGCATCTACACAAACATGAGGCCTGGCCAGCAGATAACCCAGGGGAAGAGGAAGTGGTGAGGCCAAGGCCCCACGCCCAGGGCTGCCGGTGGGGAGAGAGCccttcctgagcagagctgtggtgaGCAGCAACAGAATGTGCAGAGGAACTGACACAATTCACTCCCCACAGAGGAACTGACACAGTTCACTCCCCACAGGGGGACTGACACAATTCACTCCCTACAGGGGCACCCAGCCCCCCTCGCAGCACCTATACCCGGGAAGGAGGGAGGGCCCTTAGTGGTTTATTGCCTTTCTGATGGTGCTGAGCACCTTCTGCCCATTCTGgccagggagcagggctgtgccaggaggtgaGAGTGGCACGGTGCAGGTGTCTGTGCTGCCTCACACCAGGGCACCAGTAGTCACACCGTCCCACTGTGACCAGTGCCAGCGCTGCcacaggctgagcctggcacacccagctctggagcagggagagggtgtgagctccctgcccaccccaggcGAGCAGCTGCTCCCTGGTCACCAACATGGCAGGGGCTGACAATTGCTCCAACTCTCCCAGGTGTATCTGGTTAgccttgaggtgctggagtgaggGCATTCACACACTGATGCAGCTGCTGGGTGTAGTGGCACTAGGTTACTAACAGCATAATGGGGGTGGCactcctgggctgagagggacaggggCCCCTTGGCcgcctggcctggcacaggaggaGTGTGGGGGCTCAGGGGTCCCCGCTGTACTTGATGAGGTGGCCGCTGAAGGTGATGTAGGTGTCGTACTCGTCGCTGAAGACGGCGTTCTCACGCTCGCCCTTGTAGAGCCGCACCCAGACCTCGTCCTGCTCCTTCAGCTCCAGCATGACGCTCTGGCTCTGCATGATGCTGCGGTCGCTCACCTGGGCATAGAGGATCACCACCTCCACCCCGTTGCGCATGATGTGCAGGTACGTCTCCTTCTGGTTCCAGGTGTGCACGTTGAGGCTGAAGTAGTAGATCCCGGGGATGTAGCAGTAGAACTTGCCCGTGAACATGTTGAAGTGTTCGTAGAGGTTGACAAACTCGGTGTCGAAGATGAGGGTCTGGTAGTAGTCGTTGCTGTGCAGGGGTTTCTTGCGGCCCACGGAGAAGGCGGCGTAGTGGCTCTTGCAGCGCTCCCCGGGGGCGCCCATGCTGCCCTTCTGTCCCTTGGGCCCGGCGTGGCCCCTGCTGCCAGCCACCCCCGTCTTGCC
Coding sequences within it:
- the ENGASE gene encoding cytosolic endo-beta-N-acetylglucosaminidase; amino-acid sequence: MERSLQPAADIQGTTVLHDTISDRPQPLPARYFDTKTTEPISFFLTGLEELLAWQPNSNDEFNVSAVALAKRQPPLHSSRPRTLVCHDMRGGYLEDRFIQGSATRNPYVFYHWRYIDIFVYFSHHTVTIPPVVWTNAAHRNSVPVLGTFITEWTDGEKLCEAFLAGGEEAYGAVAEQLARIAQHYRFDGWLVNIENKLSAAAVGNLPLFLRDLTARVHSAVPGGLVIWYDSVLKDGTLRWQNELNDQNRMFFDACDGLFTNYNWKEEQLERSQRLAGPRLNDVYVGVDVFARGDVIGGGFDTDKSLRLIRQFGLSAAIFAPGWVYEHLGKENFLQNENRFWGSLAEYLPTHSICTLPLTTSFSLGMGTSTFLDGKDEDSGPWYDLSAQDIQPLYPEQQGTLSTSCCLQDAWCGGSSLQLQGTIPPGEERVAVRLFSLQMPAPPKLFLTLLYKLEGPQPDDFTVALEVTTWDSGICFEGNPTSLPEPNGRYHPRFLPAPPPGLAKLLAACHRGSHGWTSRCYELELQDCSLRDLSLIVSRQQPSPQETPFTCLLGEIRVLDVASVAASPPQVQGVTASQLWWQEGPEPGQLSLSLTLRWSFPPGRARWFRVLSQGARCRGGQTAPQVLGLAQGCLFRAVGLALPRPAPAQSCRLELLVEPVLRDELPVEPERWGRLVLVYSAPGSGASSEGH
- the C1QTNF1 gene encoding complement C1q tumor necrosis factor-related protein 1, giving the protein MEGLWVHGVLLIFLLPCPVGSQTSSIPDQRWWTDPNEAPSQQHAARATQEQKADGAQEGLPPQPRCVRCCPPPEKRFYPQYQPVPQINMTILKGEKGDRGERGMQGKFGKTGVAGSRGHAGPKGQKGSMGAPGERCKSHYAAFSVGRKKPLHSNDYYQTLIFDTEFVNLYEHFNMFTGKFYCYIPGIYYFSLNVHTWNQKETYLHIMRNGVEVVILYAQVSDRSIMQSQSVMLELKEQDEVWVRLYKGERENAVFSDEYDTYITFSGHLIKYSGDP